Proteins from one Erpetoichthys calabaricus chromosome 11, fErpCal1.3, whole genome shotgun sequence genomic window:
- the abt1 gene encoding activator of basal transcription 1 encodes MSDIETVSCNEFEKSESEVQDGGLLPEKEEENLTKKKIVPGIIYLGHIPPRLRPKHVRNMLGVYGEIGRIFLQPEDYAIRKKKTSAGSRGKTFTEGWVEFKDKRVAKLVAATLNRTPMGARKRSRFHDDLWCIKYLHRFKWFHLSERLAYEKAVRQQRMRAEIAQAKRETNFYLQNVEKSKNIEKLREKRKKTGQEFEEKSWNFTQRQTEEEIQKAKQTAKLGKSQKQQMKKAMAKVQEFEKKSHSNVSLLAKIFNPSGSKQD; translated from the exons ATGTCTGATATAGAGACGGTGAGCTGCAATGAGTTCGAAAAGTCTGAAAGTGAAGTCCAGGATGGGGGCTTATTGCCAGAGAAAGAAGAGGAGAATTTGACAAAGAAAAAGATTGTACCAGGAATCATTTATCTCGGCCACATCCCACCAAGACTGAGACCTAAACATGTACGAAATATGCTGGGGGTTTATGGAGAAATAGGGAGAATATTTTTACAACCTGAAG atTATGCAATTAGGAAAAAGAAGACGAGTGCAGGCTCCAGGGGGAAGACATTCACCGAGGGATGGGTAGAATTTAAGGACAAGAGGGTGGCCAAGCTTGTGGCTGCCACTCTCAACAGGACACCCATGGGGGCACGCAAGAGGAGCCGTTTTCATGATGACCTTTGGTGTATTAAG TATCTGCACAGGTTCAAATGGTTTCACCTAAGTGAGCGCTTAGCTTATGAGAAGGCTGTACGTCAGCAGCGTATGAGAGCAGAAATTGCACAGGCCAAGCGAGAAACCAATTTTTACTTGCAAAATGTCGAGAAAAGCAAGAACATTGAAAAGCTTagagaaaagaggaaaaagactGGCCAGGAGTTTGAAGAGAAGAGCTGGAACTTCACACAGAGACAAACAGAGGAGGAGATCCAGAAGGCTAAACAGACAGCCAAGCTGGGCAAGAGTCAGAAGCAGCAGATGAAGAAGGCCATGGCCAAGGTCCAGGAGTTTGAGAAGAAGTCACATTCAAATGTGTCCTTGCTTGCCAAGATCTTCAATCCAAGTGGCAGTAAGCAGGATTAG